A single genomic interval of Nitrosomonadales bacterium harbors:
- a CDS encoding TolC family protein has translation MHRHLHRCAIPALLFLWSGSALSAETSDPLDTEEALPLRPALRLGGAIGDPCAEALPDHALNLSDVVNLALCGNPQTREVWASARVQAAQLGVSKGSYLPSLSLSASGNRDSPGTSQRSFGLTLSYLLYDFGSRAAALESSRQLLAAASASQDGTVQAVFLAAVQAFYQAQATQAALDAARSAEQAAQQSFAAAEARYVAGSATPADKLQARTAWSQATLNRITAEGNLKKAGGALANTIGLDANRSVTLAYPLPNPLPVIPSPQSSPASGRGSEREKQLSILAGEGANDVSPSGETLINFERDVDALIEAARRQRPDLIAAEAQVKAAEAGAEAARAAGKPSLSLSASTNRNNSAGLTSRGSSVGINVSVPLFSGYAPTYRIRAAEAQVEARQAQLERVRLQVALDVWNAYQSLVTATQSLRTTADLLDSAEQSERVARGRYQAGVGNMLDVLNAQSALASARQQRVQSLLDWNVSRATLAQAMGNLDADLLQTLTPDVSRPGVSKPTASKKELP, from the coding sequence ATGCACCGTCACCTGCACCGCTGCGCGATCCCTGCCCTGCTCTTCCTGTGGAGCGGTTCCGCGCTGTCCGCCGAAACCTCCGATCCGCTCGACACCGAGGAGGCGCTGCCGCTCAGGCCGGCATTGCGGCTGGGCGGCGCGATCGGCGACCCGTGCGCCGAAGCGCTGCCGGATCATGCGCTGAACCTGTCCGACGTGGTCAACCTGGCGCTGTGCGGCAATCCGCAGACCCGCGAGGTATGGGCGAGTGCGCGGGTGCAGGCGGCGCAGCTCGGCGTGAGCAAGGGAAGCTACCTGCCCAGCCTGAGCCTGAGCGCTTCCGGCAACCGCGATTCGCCGGGCACTTCGCAACGCAGCTTCGGCCTGACGCTGTCCTATCTGCTGTACGACTTCGGTTCGCGTGCCGCCGCGCTGGAAAGCTCACGCCAGTTGCTCGCGGCAGCCAGTGCGTCGCAGGACGGCACCGTGCAGGCGGTGTTCCTCGCCGCGGTGCAGGCCTTCTACCAGGCGCAGGCGACGCAGGCCGCGCTGGACGCCGCGCGCAGCGCAGAGCAGGCCGCGCAACAGAGCTTCGCCGCCGCCGAGGCGCGTTATGTTGCCGGCAGCGCGACCCCGGCCGACAAGTTGCAGGCCCGGACCGCATGGTCGCAGGCCACGCTGAACCGCATCACCGCCGAAGGCAACCTGAAGAAAGCCGGGGGCGCGCTGGCCAACACCATCGGACTGGACGCGAACCGCAGCGTGACACTGGCTTACCCTCTCCCCAACCCTCTCCCGGTAATCCCCTCTCCTCAATCCTCTCCCGCAAGCGGGCGAGGAAGCGAGCGAGAAAAGCAATTATCAATTCTGGCGGGAGAGGGGGCAAACGATGTTTCCCCAAGCGGGGAAACACTCATAAACTTTGAGCGCGACGTGGACGCGCTGATCGAGGCCGCCCGGCGCCAGCGCCCCGACCTGATCGCCGCCGAGGCGCAGGTGAAGGCCGCCGAGGCCGGCGCGGAAGCGGCGCGCGCGGCAGGCAAACCCTCTCTCTCGCTGAGCGCCTCGACCAACCGGAACAACAGCGCCGGCCTCACTTCGCGCGGCTCGTCGGTCGGGATCAACGTCAGCGTGCCGCTGTTCTCCGGCTACGCGCCGACCTACCGCATCCGCGCCGCCGAGGCACAGGTGGAAGCGCGCCAGGCACAACTGGAACGCGTGCGCCTGCAGGTCGCGCTGGACGTGTGGAACGCCTACCAGAGCCTGGTCACCGCGACGCAATCGCTGCGCACCACGGCCGACCTGCTGGACAGCGCCGAACAGTCGGAGCGTGTCGCGCGGGGACGCTACCAGGCCGGCGTCGGCAACATGCTGGATGTGCTGAACGCGCAGAGCGCGCTGGCCTCCGCCCGGCAACAGCGCGTCCAGTCGCTGCTCGACTGGAACGTCAGCCGCGCCACGCTGGCGCAGGCGATGGGCAACCTCGATGCCGACCTGTTGCAAACCCTGACACCTGACGTATCGAGACCGGGCGTATCGAAGCCGACCGCATCGAAGAAAGAACTGCCATGA
- a CDS encoding energy transducer TonB, giving the protein MNSLPSMDLPLRDRSLVVGLVVFAHVVLLSAWPTLPGVARHIHRELSVSFVLPEVPRTVEVEPEPQPAAKPEPMERQRIRPVPRVERPAAAAEQAEPPLPMADSAPPQPADAMPGLPDREPDYRAAYLNNPAPAYPIVARRMGWRGKVVLRVEVLANGLPGQVSLQQGSGHEALDNAALQAVRNWRFVAARQGGSPVARQVLVPITFDLKETE; this is encoded by the coding sequence GTGAACAGCTTGCCATCCATGGATCTCCCGTTGCGCGACCGTTCGCTGGTCGTGGGACTGGTGGTGTTCGCGCATGTCGTGCTGTTGTCGGCATGGCCGACATTGCCCGGCGTGGCCAGGCATATCCATCGCGAATTGTCGGTCAGCTTCGTGTTGCCGGAAGTCCCCCGCACGGTGGAAGTGGAACCCGAGCCGCAGCCGGCGGCAAAGCCGGAGCCGATGGAACGGCAGCGGATCAGGCCGGTGCCGCGAGTCGAGAGGCCGGCAGCAGCTGCGGAACAGGCCGAACCGCCATTACCGATGGCGGATAGCGCGCCGCCGCAACCGGCGGATGCCATGCCCGGCCTGCCCGACCGCGAGCCGGATTACCGCGCGGCTTACCTCAATAATCCTGCGCCGGCCTATCCGATAGTGGCGCGGCGCATGGGCTGGCGGGGCAAGGTGGTGCTGCGCGTCGAGGTGCTGGCGAACGGCTTGCCGGGGCAGGTCAGCCTGCAACAGGGCAGCGGGCACGAAGCATTGGATAACGCGGCGCTCCAGGCGGTGCGCAACTGGCGTTTCGTTGCGGCGCGGCAGGGTGGATCGCCTGTCGCCCGGCAGGTACTGGTGCCGATCACATTTGACTTGAAAGAAACCGAATGA
- a CDS encoding MotA/TolQ/ExbB proton channel family protein translates to MNIFTTSASPVVSATLLLLMLFSILTWSIIAIKLWQYWRDNRDNRMFAATFWAAGEWRQAARISEELPGKQAYLARAGFAELRESQQHSGELRHLGSPQDGLERSLRQSVQNLQRQLEGGMATLASVGSTAPFVGLFGTVWGIMHALQGISQTGSASLDVVAGPIGEALVATAIGIATALPAVLAYNFFLRRMRLSVAELENFAHDFMRLAAKHDYRI, encoded by the coding sequence ATGAATATTTTCACGACCTCCGCCTCTCCGGTGGTGAGCGCCACATTGTTGCTGCTGATGCTTTTTTCCATCCTGACCTGGTCGATCATCGCGATCAAGTTGTGGCAGTACTGGCGCGACAACCGTGACAACCGCATGTTCGCCGCGACCTTCTGGGCGGCGGGAGAATGGCGGCAGGCGGCGCGCATCAGTGAGGAGTTGCCGGGCAAGCAGGCTTATCTGGCGCGGGCGGGATTCGCCGAATTGCGCGAATCGCAGCAGCACAGCGGTGAATTGCGCCATCTGGGGTCGCCGCAGGACGGCCTGGAGCGCAGCCTGCGCCAGTCCGTGCAGAACCTGCAGCGGCAACTGGAGGGCGGCATGGCGACGCTGGCGAGCGTGGGTTCCACCGCGCCGTTCGTCGGTCTGTTCGGAACGGTGTGGGGCATCATGCATGCGTTGCAGGGCATCAGCCAGACCGGGTCGGCCAGCCTGGATGTGGTGGCCGGTCCCATCGGCGAGGCGCTGGTCGCCACCGCCATCGGCATCGCCACCGCGCTGCCCGCGGTGCTGGCGTACAACTTCTTCCTGCGCCGGATGCGCCTGTCGGTGGCCGAACTGGAGAATTTCGCGCATGACTTCATGCGCCTGGCAGCCAAACACGATTACAGGATCTGA
- a CDS encoding biopolymer transporter ExbD, which yields MAFRNNSDQEMMSEINVTPLVDVMLVLLVVFIVTAPLLSQSLMVKLPKTVAVAGRMDTRMQTLSIDAQGRISLDDGALSDEALAQRLADAAAARNGYELHIHADEAVPYGRVAQIMAIAQHAGVDKLSFMTIAGAH from the coding sequence ATGGCCTTCCGGAACAATTCGGACCAGGAAATGATGAGCGAGATCAACGTCACGCCGCTGGTGGACGTGATGCTGGTGCTGCTGGTGGTGTTCATCGTCACCGCGCCGCTGCTGTCGCAATCGCTGATGGTCAAGTTGCCGAAGACGGTGGCCGTGGCGGGGCGCATGGATACCCGGATGCAGACCCTTTCCATCGACGCGCAGGGGCGCATCAGCCTGGACGATGGCGCGCTGAGCGACGAGGCGCTGGCACAGCGGCTGGCCGATGCCGCCGCCGCGCGCAACGGTTACGAGTTGCACATCCATGCGGACGAGGCGGTTCCCTACGGGCGTGTCGCGCAGATCATGGCGATCGCGCAGCATGCCGGCGTGGACAAGCTGTCGTTCATGACCATCGCCGGGGCGCACTGA
- a CDS encoding energy-coupling factor ABC transporter permease — translation MDYYASILGSDWLQLGNLAFALVLARAAWTAPWRELWRNNGRFNALIGLAIWLGILWLLPVGVHAGLKLHPLGAALCFLLFGWQIATLMLSSLLLASLLHGGFGLVTLGSLGLVMIAMPIAMSGGLLYLFDRYGKKNYFAFVLWNGYLGGILTMLSVGLLNGFLVVAFGAYSWFTIQNVYLAYLPIISSTESLMTGAIISGFAAFQPDAVAHFDQDEYFVKKPPEDE, via the coding sequence GTGGACTACTACGCCAGCATCCTCGGTTCGGATTGGCTGCAACTGGGCAATCTCGCGTTCGCCCTCGTGCTGGCGCGTGCGGCATGGACCGCGCCGTGGCGCGAACTGTGGCGCAACAACGGGCGGTTCAATGCGCTGATCGGTCTGGCGATATGGCTGGGCATCCTGTGGCTGCTCCCGGTGGGCGTGCATGCGGGGCTGAAGTTGCATCCGCTCGGCGCGGCCCTGTGCTTTCTGTTGTTCGGCTGGCAGATCGCCACGCTGATGCTTTCCTCACTGTTGCTGGCTTCGCTGTTGCATGGCGGGTTTGGCCTGGTGACGCTGGGCAGTCTCGGCCTGGTGATGATCGCCATGCCGATCGCGATGAGCGGGGGACTGCTGTACCTGTTCGACCGCTATGGAAAGAAGAACTATTTCGCGTTCGTGCTGTGGAACGGTTATCTCGGCGGCATCCTGACGATGCTGTCGGTCGGCCTGCTCAACGGCTTCCTGGTCGTCGCGTTCGGCGCGTACAGCTGGTTCACCATCCAGAACGTCTACCTGGCCTACCTGCCGATCATCAGTTCGACCGAATCCCTGATGACGGGCGCGATCATCTCCGGGTTCGCGGCGTTCCAGCCCGATGCGGTCGCACATTTCGACCAGGACGAATACTTCGTCAAGAAGCCGCCGGAGGACGAATAG